The Thermococcus sp. nucleotide sequence GGAGCCAGGAGGGGAGTTTATCGGGCGGAAAGTAAAGCCCGCTGACGAGCTGGGCGGTTATGTTGAAGAACCAGTTTAGAGGGTCCTGGGTGGCTTTGGTTGCTATTCTGAATCCGGCTGAGAACAGGTCGAGGGCGAAAATCAGAAGGATACCGCTCAGGATGACGACGAGAACGCCGAGGTTAAAGTGAATTCTCAAACCGAAAAACAGGATGTACGCGAGTGTTATCAGGAGGGTTAACCCCAGGTTCCAGAGGATTCGCCAAGCATTGATTCCAATGAAAATGGATGTTAGTGAAGCTGGAGAGTTGTAAAGGACTGGAAATATTCTACCGAGAACGAAGGATGAGATGCTCCCCCTCGGCAGGAAGACAAGGTTGTGGATTATTGAGCCTATGAGGAGGTAGTCCAGGTAGTTTGGAGTGCCGTACTGGGAGATGTTGGCGTTGATCGTGATGAGCTTTGCAAAGATTCCGATGAAGATTATGTTCAAAGCTAAGCCTATGAACTGCAAAAGCAGGTCAAAGCGCCTTGAGAAGAAGACTTCCCTTTGGATGAAGATGAAGGCCTTGATTGTTCTAACACCTTGAACTGTGGCCATTTGACCACCCGGAATCAATTGATTGGATTACTTATAAGTGTTGCTTTTTTTTGCTTGTGGATGGTTTCACTTCATTTATAAATGAATTTCAGTTGTTTATAAATCGGTTGCAGTAAAACTTATGGATTGTTTCAGCGAAGAATTAAACGCAAGAACCTGGATGGAGGTG carries:
- a CDS encoding ABC transporter permease, with the translated sequence MATVQGVRTIKAFIFIQREVFFSRRFDLLLQFIGLALNIIFIGIFAKLITINANISQYGTPNYLDYLLIGSIIHNLVFLPRGSISSFVLGRIFPVLYNSPASLTSIFIGINAWRILWNLGLTLLITLAYILFFGLRIHFNLGVLVVILSGILLIFALDLFSAGFRIATKATQDPLNWFFNITAQLVSGLYFPPDKLPSWLQPLSKIHPETYILQMGRLTMGGGYSLSQILPSLMNMLLITGVMLLVGYLTFRWGFNKARQLGTLGHT